Proteins from one Bos taurus isolate L1 Dominette 01449 registration number 42190680 breed Hereford chromosome 7, ARS-UCD2.0, whole genome shotgun sequence genomic window:
- the RETN gene encoding resistin isoform X1, translated as MKALSFLFIPVLGLLVCGQSLCPIDKAISEKIQEVTTSLGFAVTGCTCGSACGSWDVRAETTCHCQCAGMDWTGARCCRLHIQ; from the exons ATGAaggctctctccttcctcttcatcCCAGTCCTGGGGCTGCTGGTGTGTGGCCAGTCGCTGTGCCCCATAGATAAAGCCATCAGTGAGAAGATCCAGGAGGTCACCACCTCCCTAG GCTTCGCCGTCACTGGCTGCACGTGTGGCTCCGCCTGTGGCTCGTGGGACGTACGTGCTGAGACCACGTGCCACTGCCAGTGCGCAGGCATGGACTGGACTGGAGCTCGCTGCTGCCGCCTGCATATCCAGTAG
- the MCEMP1 gene encoding mast cell-expressed membrane protein 1 isoform X2: MKTNLLPGTIETEEIYINQVKMQPVAFKDKRRGSSGNKEAADDPNYENITFTFKNQNRPKGSHSPPKNKVPAEPRPPLDTAQGHHWLPKAMMSLNTFLTLSCMVLLAVVLVKNSEMSRELVVLKEELWNVSTSVQEYQEEQKTQWGNVKQSVMAAKKSIDTVMTRIQEGNPKRTQLATVPNIDEVKKTLQEILSTLKTSKPSPTPQ; the protein is encoded by the exons ATGAAGACAAATTTGCTGCCGGGGACCATAGAGACTGAGGAAATATACATAAACCAGGTCAAGATGCAGCCGGTAGCCTTCAAAGACAAGAGACGGGGATCCTCAGGCAATAAAGAAG CTGCAGATGACCCTAACTATGAGAACATCACTTTTACCTTCAAAAACCAGAACCGGCCAAAAGGCAGTCATTCACCACCCAAGAATAAGG TGCCAGCCGAGCCCAGGCCACCCTTGGACACTGCCCAGGGACACCACTGGTTGCCTAAAGCCATGATGAGTCTGAACACCTTCTTGACTCTGTCCTGCATGGTCCTCTTAGCTGTGGTCCTGGTGAAGA ATTCCGAGATGTCCAGGGAGCTGGTGGTCTTGAAAGAGGAGCTCTGGAACG TCTCCACTTCGGTGCAAGAGTACCAGGAAGAGCAGAAGACTCAATGGGGCAACGTGAAACAGAGTGTCATGGCAGCCAAGAAAAGCATTGACACAGTCATGACGAGAATCCAGGAAGGGAACCCGAAACGGACGCAGCTGGCCACAG TCCCAAATATAGAtgaagtcaagaaaacattacAGGAAATCCTCAGTACACTGAAGACGTCAAAACCAA GTCCCACACCTCAGTGA
- the MCEMP1 gene encoding mast cell-expressed membrane protein 1 isoform X1 translates to MKTNLLPGTIETEEIYINQVKMQPVAFKDKRRGSSGNKEDLRAGFLKPLNDLPTAADDPNYENITFTFKNQNRPKGSHSPPKNKVPAEPRPPLDTAQGHHWLPKAMMSLNTFLTLSCMVLLAVVLVKNSEMSRELVVLKEELWNVSTSVQEYQEEQKTQWGNVKQSVMAAKKSIDTVMTRIQEGNPKRTQLATVPNIDEVKKTLQEILSTLKTSKPSPTPQ, encoded by the exons ATGAAGACAAATTTGCTGCCGGGGACCATAGAGACTGAGGAAATATACATAAACCAGGTCAAGATGCAGCCGGTAGCCTTCAAAGACAAGAGACGGGGATCCTCAGGCAATAAAGAAG ATCTCCGGGCAGGTTTCCTCAAGCCTCTAAATGACTTGCCCACAGCTGCAGATGACCCTAACTATGAGAACATCACTTTTACCTTCAAAAACCAGAACCGGCCAAAAGGCAGTCATTCACCACCCAAGAATAAGG TGCCAGCCGAGCCCAGGCCACCCTTGGACACTGCCCAGGGACACCACTGGTTGCCTAAAGCCATGATGAGTCTGAACACCTTCTTGACTCTGTCCTGCATGGTCCTCTTAGCTGTGGTCCTGGTGAAGA ATTCCGAGATGTCCAGGGAGCTGGTGGTCTTGAAAGAGGAGCTCTGGAACG TCTCCACTTCGGTGCAAGAGTACCAGGAAGAGCAGAAGACTCAATGGGGCAACGTGAAACAGAGTGTCATGGCAGCCAAGAAAAGCATTGACACAGTCATGACGAGAATCCAGGAAGGGAACCCGAAACGGACGCAGCTGGCCACAG TCCCAAATATAGAtgaagtcaagaaaacattacAGGAAATCCTCAGTACACTGAAGACGTCAAAACCAA GTCCCACACCTCAGTGA
- the RETN gene encoding resistin precursor, with the protein MKALSFLFIPVLGLLVCGQSLCPIDKAISEKIQEVTTSLVPGAVRIIGLDCRSVTSRGSLVTCPSGFAVTGCTCGSACGSWDVRAETTCHCQCAGMDWTGARCCRLHIQ; encoded by the exons ATGAaggctctctccttcctcttcatcCCAGTCCTGGGGCTGCTGGTGTGTGGCCAGTCGCTGTGCCCCATAGATAAAGCCATCAGTGAGAAGATCCAGGAGGTCACCACCTCCCTAG TTCCTGGGGCAGTAAGGATCATTGGCCTGGACTGCCGGAGTGTCACCTCTAGGGGGTCCCTGGTCACCTGCCCTTCAG GCTTCGCCGTCACTGGCTGCACGTGTGGCTCCGCCTGTGGCTCGTGGGACGTACGTGCTGAGACCACGTGCCACTGCCAGTGCGCAGGCATGGACTGGACTGGAGCTCGCTGCTGCCGCCTGCATATCCAGTAG
- the MCEMP1 gene encoding mast cell-expressed membrane protein 1 isoform X3 — translation MKTNLLPGTIETEEIYINQVKMQPVAFKDKRRGSSGNKEDLRAGFLKPLNDLPTAADDPNYENITFTFKNQNRPKGSHSPPKNKDSEMSRELVVLKEELWNVSTSVQEYQEEQKTQWGNVKQSVMAAKKSIDTVMTRIQEGNPKRTQLATVPNIDEVKKTLQEILSTLKTSKPSPTPQ, via the exons ATGAAGACAAATTTGCTGCCGGGGACCATAGAGACTGAGGAAATATACATAAACCAGGTCAAGATGCAGCCGGTAGCCTTCAAAGACAAGAGACGGGGATCCTCAGGCAATAAAGAAG ATCTCCGGGCAGGTTTCCTCAAGCCTCTAAATGACTTGCCCACAGCTGCAGATGACCCTAACTATGAGAACATCACTTTTACCTTCAAAAACCAGAACCGGCCAAAAGGCAGTCATTCACCACCCAAGAATAAGG ATTCCGAGATGTCCAGGGAGCTGGTGGTCTTGAAAGAGGAGCTCTGGAACG TCTCCACTTCGGTGCAAGAGTACCAGGAAGAGCAGAAGACTCAATGGGGCAACGTGAAACAGAGTGTCATGGCAGCCAAGAAAAGCATTGACACAGTCATGACGAGAATCCAGGAAGGGAACCCGAAACGGACGCAGCTGGCCACAG TCCCAAATATAGAtgaagtcaagaaaacattacAGGAAATCCTCAGTACACTGAAGACGTCAAAACCAA GTCCCACACCTCAGTGA